In Scomber scombrus chromosome 17, fScoSco1.1, whole genome shotgun sequence, the following proteins share a genomic window:
- the ccr6a gene encoding C-C chemokine receptor type 6a, producing the protein MNSTDQETDLYDYYNYDNSTDIPGPCSNQNNQSLQKVIGPYVHSIICILGFVGNSLVIVTYACYKRAKSMTDVYLLNVAIADLLFVVALPLIVYNELTSWSMGPAACKLLRGSYSVNLYSGMLLLACISTDRYIAIVQARRSFRLRSLPYSRVICTIVWTFALLLSFPSFYYYHWYTPSHTINKYINETDLNITHHVEYVCEFRFEDRETAWTMKMVVPSIQLAIGFFLPLLIMIFCYSCIIGTLLKARNFQRHKAVRVVLVVVAVFIVCHLPYNVALLYDTANMFKEQSCEAADAVQVANTVTQTIAYLHCCLNPVLYAFIGVKFRNHFRRIVQDLWCLGKKYIAPRRFSRVTSDMYMSSRRSVDGSSEKGSSFTM; encoded by the coding sequence ATGAATTCGACAGACCAGGAAACTGACCTTTACGACTACTACAATTACGATAACAGCACTGACATACCTGGACCTTGTTCTAACCAGAATAACCAAAGTTTGCAGAAGGTGATCGGCCCATATGTCCACTCCATCATCTGCATCCTGGGCTTCGTAGGTAACAGCCTGGTGATCGTCACCTACGCCTGCTACAAGAGGGCCAAGTCCATGACCGATGTGTACCTGCTCAACGTCGCCATCGCCGACCTGCTGTTCGTAGTGGCGCTGCCTCTCATCGTCTACAACGAGCTGACGTCGTGGTCGATGGGGCCGGCGGCCTGCAAGCTGCTGCGCGGCAGCTACAGTGTGAATCTGTACAGCGGCATGCTGCTGCTCGCCTGCATCAGCACCGACCGCTACATCGCCATCGTCCAGGCTCGACGCAGCTTCCGGCTGCGCTCGCTGCCCTACAGCCGCGTCATCTGCACCATCGTCTGGACCTTTGCTCTGCTGCTGTCCTTTCCCAGCTTCTACTACTACCACTGGTACACGCCGTCGCACACCATTAACAAATACATAAACGAGACAGACCTGAATATTACTCACCATGTTGAGTATGTCTGCGAGTTCCGGTTCGAGGACAGAGAAACGGCCTGGACGATGAAGATGGTCGTCCCCAGCATCCAGCTGGCCATAGGCTTCTTCCTGCCACTGCTCATCATGATCTTCTGCTACAGCTGCATCATCGGCACCCTGCTGAAAGCCAGAAACTTCCAGCGGCACAAAGCGGTGCGGGTGGTGCTGGTCGTGGTGGCGGTGTTCATCGTCTGCCACCTGCCCTACAACGTAGCGCTACTCTACGACACCGCCAACATGTTCAAGGAGCAGTCGTGTGAAGCGGCGGACGCCGTGCAGGTGGCCAACACGGTGACGCAGACCATCGCCTACCTGCACTGCTGCCTGAACCCGGTGCTGTACGCCTTCATCGGGGTGAAGTTCAGGAACCACTTCAGGAGGATCGTCCAGGACCTGTGGTGTCTGGGTAAGAAGTACATCGCTCCGCGCCGCTTCTCCAGAGTCACTTCTGACATGTACATGTCCTCACGCCGCTCGGTGGACGGATCCAGTGAGAAAGGCTCGTCTTTCACCATGTGA